One window of the Salvia miltiorrhiza cultivar Shanhuang (shh) chromosome 6, IMPLAD_Smil_shh, whole genome shotgun sequence genome contains the following:
- the LOC130988234 gene encoding heptahelical transmembrane protein 1-like, which translates to MITVWRRRKIQMDHDENRKIYLLSESEAVTEMKKKKKKKKKTTTIDDDDDDDGKNYRFLSFNELPEYMKDNEYILDYYRANWPLKEALFSIFRWHNETLNVWTHLLGFMLFVGLTVANLIHVPHVADFIAMISEQFPTTAEGNASKNLVSLSTSRVATPWVVEVNEGGGGGGGLRRWPLYVFLCGSMLCLLCSSVCHLFSCHSRRLSLQLLRLDYVGIAVMIITSFFPPIYYIFQCSPGWQLLYLSGITAMGLCTMAALLSPPLSAPRYRPLRALLFVSMGLFGLFPALHALVLNWRDPHRDLILAYESAMAASYLLGTLFYVTRVPERWLPGRFDLAGHSHQIFHVFVLVGALAHYAAAQVFFTYRTRTACAAFA; encoded by the exons CACTGTTTGGAGGAGGAGGAAAATCCAGATGGATCATGACGAGAACCGGAAGATTTATCTCTTGAGTGAATCGGAAGCAGTGACGGagatgaagaaaaagaagaagaagaagaagaagacgacgacgattgatgatgatgatgacgatgatgggAAAAATTACCGATTTTTATCGTTCAACGAGCTGCCGGAATACATGAAGGATAATGAGTATATCTTGGATTATTATAGGGCTAATTGGCCTCTCAAAGAAGCCCTCTTCAGCATTTTTAGGTGGCATAATGAGACACTTAATGTTTGGAC GCATTTACTGGGATTCATGTTATTTGTGGGATTGACAGTTGCTAATCTAATCCATGTGCCTCATGTCGCAGATTTCATTGCCATGATTTCTGA GCAGTTTCCAACGACTGCAGAAGGCAACGCCTCCAAGAACCTGGTGTCATTGTCAACATCACGG GTGGCAACACCATGGGTGGTAGAAGTGAATGAAGGCGGGGGCGGGGGCGGGGGGCTTCGGCGGTGGCCGTTGTACGTGTTCCTGTGCGGCAGCATGCTGTGCCTGCTGTGCAGCAGCGTGTGCCACCTCTTCTCGTGCCACTCGCGGCGGCTGAGCCTCCAGCTCCTCCGCCTGGACTACGTGGGCATCGCGGTGATGATCATCACCTCCTTCTTCCCGCCGATCTACTACATATTCCAGTGCAGCCCCGGGTGGCAGCTGCTGTACCTGAGCGGGATCACGGCCATGGGGCTGTGCACCATGGCAGCCCTGCTGTCGCCGCCCCTCTCGGCCCCTCGGTACCGGCCCCTCCGCGCCCTCCTCTTCGTGTCGATGGGGCTCTTCGGGCTCTTCCCGGCCCTCCACGCCCTCGTGCTCAACTGGCGGGACCCGCACCGCGACCTCATCCTCGCCTACGAGTCCGCCATGGCCGCCTCCTACCTCCTCGGCACGCTCTTCTACGTCACCCGCGTGCCCGAGCGCTGGCTGCCCGGCCGCTTCGACCTCGCCGGCCACAGCCACCAGATCTTTCACGTCTTCGTCCTCGTCGGCGCCCTCGCCCACTACGCCGCCGCCCAGGTTTTCTTCACCTACCGGACCAGGACCGCCTGCGCCGCCTTTGCTTga
- the LOC130988235 gene encoding uncharacterized protein LOC130988235, protein MTSWTEDNPGRRFYGCRNWKTKNCGYFDWMDEPMSERAKEVINDLKRENLKLLKFKESSRSSIDVDSEIAKLWDVLQALKEESRKIRKKSRFMTYILLGSWLMFVYFALA, encoded by the exons ATGACATCATGGACAGAAGATAACCCCGGTAGGAGGTTCTACGGTTGTCGGAATTGGAAG ACAAaaaattgtggttattttgaTTGGATGGACGAACCTATGAGTGAAAGAGCAAAGGAAGTTATCAATGACTTGAAAAGGGAGAATCTCAAGCTCTTGAAGTTCAAGGAAAGCTCAAGGTCAAGCATTGATGTGGATAGTGAAATTGCTAAGCTTTGGGATGTTTTGCAAGCTTTGAAAGAAGAATCAAGGAAGATAAGGAAGAAAAGTAGATTTATGACATACATCTTGCTTGGCTCTTGGTTGATGTTTGTATATTTCGCTCtagcttag